One window of the Candidatus Binatia bacterium genome contains the following:
- a CDS encoding alcohol dehydrogenase catalytic domain-containing protein codes for MAFCQAAGEVQLREAAVPRPVGDGEVLVRVRRCGICGSDLHWYNGETPPPLVCPGHEIAGVVAAVGTGVANLSEGDRVTAEGMRTCGACAFCRAGRRQLCPGIRILGLSTPGGFADYLLTDARHLYAVPDGIDDELAQLTEPLAVGIHALHQADFQPGGRVLVLGAGSIGLLCVPAAVAAGASEIVVSARRPHQRDAALALGAHRVIDPASLRGAAVARADAGFDLVIDTVADPKTSLEDGLLAVRPGGAVVVVGVYTARASLDALRLMTHEIRLIGAMCYAGTGNRADFEVALGLLESDGEAIRREIVTHRVPFEALSEGFRLAADKTTGSVKVSVAISD; via the coding sequence GTGGCCTTTTGCCAGGCCGCAGGAGAGGTGCAGCTTCGCGAGGCGGCGGTGCCCCGCCCCGTCGGGGACGGTGAGGTGCTGGTTCGCGTGCGGCGTTGCGGCATCTGCGGCAGCGACCTGCACTGGTACAACGGGGAGACTCCCCCTCCCCTGGTTTGCCCGGGCCACGAGATCGCCGGCGTCGTCGCCGCGGTGGGAACAGGCGTTGCGAACCTGAGCGAGGGAGATCGGGTCACAGCCGAGGGGATGCGAACGTGCGGCGCGTGCGCGTTCTGCCGGGCCGGCCGCAGGCAGCTGTGCCCCGGCATTCGGATCCTCGGCCTCTCGACCCCCGGAGGGTTCGCCGACTACCTGCTCACCGATGCCCGCCACCTCTACGCGGTGCCGGACGGGATCGACGACGAGCTCGCTCAGCTGACCGAGCCGCTCGCCGTCGGCATCCACGCGCTGCACCAAGCGGACTTCCAACCCGGCGGGCGGGTTCTGGTTCTCGGGGCCGGCTCGATCGGTCTGCTATGTGTCCCCGCCGCCGTTGCCGCCGGCGCAAGCGAGATCGTCGTGTCGGCACGGCGACCGCACCAACGGGACGCGGCTCTCGCCCTCGGGGCGCATCGGGTGATCGACCCCGCGAGCTTGCGCGGCGCAGCCGTGGCCCGCGCCGACGCGGGGTTCGATCTGGTGATCGATACGGTCGCCGACCCGAAAACCAGCCTCGAAGATGGCCTCCTGGCCGTCCGGCCCGGTGGAGCGGTGGTGGTCGTCGGGGTTTACACGGCGCGAGCGTCCCTCGACGCGCTGCGGCTCATGACGCACGAGATCCGGCTCATTGGTGCCATGTGCTATGCTGGGACTGGAAACCGAGCCGATTTCGAGGTTGCCCTCGGCCTCCTCGAGAGCGACGGAGAGGCCATCCGCAGGGAGATCGTGACCCATCGGGTCCCGTTTGAGGCCCTCTCGGAGGGCTTTCGGCTCGCGGCGGACAAGACCACGGGTTCGGTCAAGGTGAGCGTTGCGATTTCCGACTAG
- a CDS encoding sigma-70 family RNA polymerase sigma factor, with translation MSPGRDKLQAVPDAPTSDAHHKGLAFVERCRAGELGIQEEFLEAYGPLVRFAMSSVLRQRSVRLEAEETADLFQSLLLSFFDRGCRRLKMYDGRGGASFATFVRVCATRQTLDHLRHLRRQPTFVREDRTTTGRGLFDDMPDPGAGPEAAAATAERIRQLGNLVATLPPREQMLVRLHFIDGRSIPEVARVLGITDNATHVLKSRLRAKLRERMGLDDHE, from the coding sequence GTGAGCCCGGGCCGCGACAAGCTCCAGGCCGTCCCCGACGCGCCGACCTCCGACGCCCACCACAAGGGCCTCGCTTTCGTTGAGCGCTGCCGGGCAGGAGAGCTAGGCATCCAAGAGGAGTTCCTTGAAGCCTACGGCCCCCTCGTCCGCTTCGCGATGTCTTCCGTGCTTCGGCAGCGAAGCGTTCGGCTCGAAGCCGAGGAGACCGCCGACCTCTTCCAGAGCCTTCTCCTGTCGTTCTTCGATCGAGGGTGCCGCCGATTGAAGATGTACGACGGCCGCGGCGGCGCGTCATTCGCGACCTTCGTGCGCGTGTGCGCCACCCGCCAGACTCTCGACCACCTCCGACACCTTCGCCGACAACCAACCTTCGTTCGCGAGGATAGAACCACCACCGGGCGCGGACTCTTCGACGACATGCCCGACCCCGGCGCCGGGCCCGAAGCGGCCGCGGCCACCGCAGAACGCATCCGTCAGCTGGGCAACCTGGTGGCGACACTACCGCCGCGCGAGCAGATGCTGGTGCGACTGCACTTCATCGACGGCCGCAGCATCCCCGAGGTCGCCCGGGTGCTCGGCATCACCGACAACGCGACACACGTGCTCAAGTCACGCCTGCGTGCAAAGCTGCGAGAGCGGATGGGGCTGGACGATCATGAGTGA
- a CDS encoding zf-HC2 domain-containing protein has product MSDLLRRALGDVPTEDHLGDALLSRYLDGALEGPDRESAERHLGRCPRCTEDLAAAVRVEIEAEALEVTRPRAAPQAARPVARAESSTRTWLRLAAGIALVFGALLLSREAGRLVAGRLEPVLVAQLEEWTERDVTTKGTSLVVSGGPGIEVAGLEITDDPSFSDENFASVERIALHVHPSALLGGRLEGSVELDRPVLRLVRNAGGEWNIETLGGRVPGARGVAGIVRAEVDRALEQAAAGLPPTGITDEPRVQLTSATIDGGILEIEDIGGGGEPLRVQNVNLSYHGIPGRRAALSLDGQLGSEKDRIALRGEVGPFEGSVVPVYRFREVELEAVPVAKIPGGPAAVIGQLTFDGHLESAGRALGEIVAAARGGGEIGLCCGTFKGRNLARDFLERLGELSGGRQLLRAARNDAALASALASADTPYDRLGGMADLDPGTLHIAGLEVDTGLFRADADASIGLEGTLAAEGSIQLSPEVGAILLAAAPAFDALSETDGSIHLPFRASGSWANLQIDLDVKALVARLGIATPPSLLALFRHGGKTNGLWAALASSPG; this is encoded by the coding sequence ATGAGTGACCTGCTCAGACGTGCGCTCGGTGACGTGCCGACCGAGGACCACCTCGGTGACGCGCTCCTGAGCCGCTATCTCGATGGGGCGCTCGAGGGCCCCGACCGAGAATCTGCCGAGCGGCACCTCGGGAGATGCCCTCGTTGTACCGAGGATCTCGCCGCTGCCGTTCGCGTCGAGATCGAGGCAGAAGCGCTCGAGGTCACTCGCCCGCGCGCTGCGCCGCAGGCCGCGCGCCCGGTCGCACGAGCCGAGTCCTCGACGCGCACCTGGCTTCGACTGGCCGCAGGCATCGCTCTCGTGTTCGGCGCGCTCCTGCTGAGCCGCGAGGCCGGGCGACTCGTTGCCGGACGGCTCGAGCCCGTCCTCGTCGCGCAACTCGAGGAGTGGACCGAGCGCGATGTCACGACGAAGGGCACCTCACTCGTCGTCAGCGGTGGGCCCGGAATCGAAGTCGCCGGTCTAGAGATCACCGACGACCCGAGCTTCTCCGATGAGAACTTCGCCTCCGTCGAACGAATCGCGCTTCACGTGCATCCGTCCGCTCTTCTCGGCGGCCGACTCGAGGGCTCCGTCGAGCTCGATCGTCCAGTCCTCCGCCTTGTTCGAAATGCGGGCGGTGAGTGGAACATCGAGACCCTCGGTGGCCGGGTTCCCGGCGCTCGCGGAGTCGCCGGCATCGTTCGAGCCGAGGTCGACCGCGCTCTGGAGCAAGCCGCCGCGGGCCTCCCTCCGACCGGCATCACGGACGAGCCCCGCGTCCAGCTTACTTCCGCGACCATCGACGGCGGCATTCTCGAGATCGAGGACATCGGAGGCGGCGGCGAGCCCCTACGGGTCCAGAACGTCAACCTTTCGTACCACGGGATCCCCGGGCGACGTGCCGCGCTTTCACTGGACGGTCAGCTCGGATCCGAGAAGGACCGCATCGCACTGCGCGGTGAGGTCGGTCCATTCGAGGGAAGCGTCGTCCCCGTGTACCGCTTTCGTGAAGTCGAGCTCGAAGCCGTCCCGGTGGCGAAGATACCCGGCGGGCCCGCAGCGGTCATCGGTCAGCTCACGTTCGATGGCCATCTAGAGAGCGCGGGACGCGCCCTCGGAGAGATCGTCGCGGCCGCACGCGGCGGTGGCGAGATCGGACTGTGCTGCGGAACGTTCAAAGGACGCAATCTCGCACGGGACTTCCTCGAGCGCCTCGGCGAACTTTCGGGCGGACGCCAGCTTCTTCGCGCTGCGCGCAACGATGCGGCGCTCGCCTCCGCACTTGCGTCGGCCGATACTCCCTACGACCGTCTGGGTGGCATGGCCGATCTCGACCCCGGCACGCTCCACATCGCAGGACTCGAAGTCGACACGGGCCTCTTCCGCGCCGACGCCGACGCATCCATCGGACTCGAAGGCACTCTCGCCGCCGAAGGCTCCATCCAACTCTCGCCGGAAGTCGGCGCGATTCTGCTCGCGGCTGCGCCGGCGTTCGATGCCCTCTCCGAGACCGACGGCTCGATCCACTTGCCCTTCCGGGCGAGCGGCAGTTGGGCGAACCTACAGATCGACCTCGACGTGAAGGCACTCGTCGCGCGCCTCGGCATTGCGACGCCGCCGAGCCTTCTGGCCCTGTTCCGTCATGGCGGGAAGACGAACGGACTGTGGGCCGCGCTCGCCTCCTCTCCGGGCTGA
- the nuoF gene encoding NADH-quinone oxidoreductase subunit NuoF — MTEQLRLLLPPEGEDWTSIEKYKQNDGYEAAAKALQSMKPEDIVEEVKSSGLRGRGGAGFSTGMKWSFLPKDGRRPRYIACNADESEPGTFKDRQILERNPHKLIEGLLIAAWANTIDAAYVYMRGEYRGAFETLTGAVEEARAAGYLGKNILGSGLDFDVFVHRGAGAYICGEETGLMESLEGRKGQPRKRPPFPAVSGLWKQPTVINNVESMSHVPHIVLKGSDWFKGIGKEKSTGTTIFGVSGNVMKPGVYELPLGVPLREIIFEHAGGLRPGRTLKAVIPGGVSMPVLTAEMAMEVEMDHDSLQKAGTLLGTGAIIVMDDQACLVRAAMVIARFFRHESCGQCTQCREGTGWLHQLTKSVEAGTATIQDLDTIDEVTSFMEGHTICALSDAAAWGTGWFLRRFRGEFEAHIEHGGCPLDGVSFDI, encoded by the coding sequence ATGACGGAACAGCTCCGACTCCTGCTCCCGCCCGAGGGCGAGGACTGGACCTCAATCGAGAAGTACAAGCAGAACGACGGTTACGAGGCCGCGGCGAAAGCGCTGCAGTCGATGAAGCCGGAGGACATCGTGGAAGAAGTGAAGTCGTCCGGGCTCCGGGGCCGCGGCGGTGCGGGCTTCTCCACCGGCATGAAGTGGAGCTTCCTGCCCAAGGACGGCCGGCGTCCTCGCTACATCGCCTGCAATGCGGACGAGAGTGAGCCGGGCACCTTCAAGGATCGCCAGATCCTCGAGCGGAACCCGCACAAGCTGATCGAAGGTCTCCTGATCGCAGCCTGGGCCAACACGATCGACGCTGCCTACGTGTACATGCGCGGAGAGTATCGTGGCGCCTTCGAAACCCTGACGGGAGCCGTCGAAGAAGCGCGCGCGGCCGGGTATCTCGGGAAGAACATCCTCGGCAGCGGTCTCGACTTCGACGTGTTCGTGCACCGTGGCGCCGGCGCCTACATCTGCGGCGAAGAGACGGGCCTGATGGAGTCCCTCGAGGGCCGCAAGGGCCAACCGCGCAAGCGACCGCCGTTCCCTGCCGTGTCCGGGCTCTGGAAGCAGCCGACCGTGATCAACAACGTGGAGAGCATGTCCCACGTCCCGCACATCGTCTTGAAGGGCTCCGACTGGTTTAAGGGGATCGGCAAGGAGAAGAGCACCGGAACGACGATCTTTGGTGTGAGCGGCAACGTGATGAAGCCGGGTGTGTACGAGCTGCCGCTGGGCGTTCCGTTGCGCGAGATCATCTTCGAGCACGCCGGAGGCCTCCGACCCGGGCGCACGCTGAAGGCCGTCATTCCCGGCGGTGTGTCGATGCCGGTTCTCACCGCCGAGATGGCGATGGAAGTCGAGATGGATCACGACAGCCTGCAGAAAGCAGGGACGCTCCTCGGCACCGGTGCGATCATAGTCATGGATGATCAGGCCTGTCTCGTGCGAGCCGCCATGGTGATCGCACGGTTCTTCCGCCACGAGTCCTGCGGTCAGTGCACGCAATGTCGTGAGGGAACGGGCTGGCTGCACCAGCTGACGAAGTCGGTCGAGGCCGGCACGGCGACGATCCAGGACCTCGACACGATCGATGAAGTCACGAGCTTCATGGAGGGACACACCATCTGCGCTCTCTCCGACGCAGCTGCGTGGGGGACCGGGTGGTTCCTGCGGCGGTTTCGGGGCGAGTTCGAGGCGCACATCGAGCACGGCGGCTGTCCTCTCGACGGCGTGTCCTTCGATATCTGA
- a CDS encoding NAD(P)H-dependent oxidoreductase subunit E, whose amino-acid sequence MTAEPAAVAPVLPKALRERIIAEFPKYPEKRAVLLSALHFVQDTFEGWIPKEVVPEVADLLELKPIEVWEVIHFYAMFNSEPVGRCHLRVCTNLSCCLQGARGIMGQLEKMLAVRPGEVTPDGNFSVGEVECLGSCGTAPVIQVNNERYRENLSGDDLLGLLEELRARLAAQDAAKDGEG is encoded by the coding sequence GTGACCGCTGAGCCGGCCGCCGTGGCCCCGGTTCTTCCTAAGGCGCTTCGCGAGAGGATCATCGCGGAATTTCCGAAGTACCCGGAAAAGCGCGCGGTACTCCTGTCCGCGCTGCACTTCGTGCAGGACACCTTCGAGGGCTGGATCCCGAAGGAAGTCGTGCCGGAAGTCGCGGACCTCCTCGAACTCAAGCCGATCGAAGTGTGGGAAGTCATCCACTTCTACGCGATGTTCAACTCTGAGCCGGTGGGTCGTTGCCACCTGCGTGTGTGCACGAACCTCTCGTGCTGCCTGCAGGGGGCGCGCGGGATCATGGGTCAGCTCGAAAAGATGCTCGCAGTTCGCCCGGGAGAAGTGACCCCGGACGGGAACTTCTCCGTCGGCGAAGTCGAGTGCCTGGGGTCGTGCGGCACTGCTCCGGTGATCCAGGTGAACAACGAGCGCTACCGCGAGAACCTCAGCGGGGACGACCTGCTGGGATTGCTCGAAGAATTGCGCGCCCGGCTCGCGGCGCAGGATGCTGCGAAAGACGGGGAGGGTTAG
- a CDS encoding NADH-quinone oxidoreductase subunit D — protein sequence MAEQEQKTAEESTDRLDIPFEPLEMKLGPSHPATHGTVRMNLRLDGETVLSAEVEVGYLHRGFEKECESGLYYQAFPYTDRLNYVSPMINNVGYALACEKLFDVEVPERCQYLRVIASEASRIADHLTCMGACALELGAFTAFLYAVEARESAWDILDTMCGARVTCNYVRIGGVSNDIGPEFAALAREKMAEVARLHTDFEDLLLANPIFRDRMEGTGVLPKEELIALGVTGPLLRAAGVPLDLRRTDPYLVYDRVDFDVPVGESGDNMDRFLVRCEEVRQSARMVEQCLGELPGGPVDLDDPRVRLPAKAQVFSRMEQLISQFKLVTEGPRPPVGEVYQAVEGGNGELGFYLVSDGSGKPYKCRARSPSFSNTQAMSPMVEGGMLADVIPTFDMVNMIGGECDR from the coding sequence ATGGCAGAGCAGGAGCAAAAGACCGCCGAGGAGAGCACCGACCGGCTCGACATTCCGTTCGAGCCGCTCGAGATGAAACTCGGCCCGTCGCACCCCGCGACTCACGGCACGGTTCGGATGAACCTTCGCCTCGACGGTGAGACCGTTCTTAGCGCCGAGGTCGAAGTGGGCTATCTCCACCGCGGCTTCGAGAAGGAGTGCGAGAGTGGGCTGTACTACCAGGCCTTCCCGTATACCGACCGGCTGAACTACGTCTCGCCGATGATCAACAACGTCGGCTACGCACTCGCGTGTGAGAAGCTGTTCGACGTCGAGGTCCCTGAGCGGTGTCAGTACCTCCGGGTCATTGCGAGCGAAGCGTCGCGCATCGCGGATCATCTCACGTGTATGGGCGCTTGTGCGCTCGAACTCGGTGCGTTCACCGCGTTTCTTTACGCGGTCGAGGCTCGCGAGAGCGCCTGGGACATCCTCGACACGATGTGCGGCGCCCGCGTGACGTGCAACTACGTCCGGATCGGCGGCGTCTCAAACGACATCGGCCCGGAGTTCGCGGCGCTTGCCCGCGAGAAGATGGCCGAAGTGGCTCGCCTCCATACGGACTTCGAGGATCTGCTGCTTGCGAATCCGATCTTCCGAGATCGGATGGAGGGGACCGGAGTCCTGCCGAAGGAAGAGTTGATCGCTCTCGGCGTCACGGGGCCGTTGCTCCGAGCGGCCGGTGTGCCGCTCGATCTTCGACGCACCGACCCGTACCTCGTCTACGACCGAGTCGACTTCGATGTTCCGGTCGGCGAGTCCGGCGACAACATGGATCGCTTCCTCGTTCGATGCGAAGAGGTCCGGCAAAGCGCCCGGATGGTCGAGCAATGCCTCGGCGAACTGCCGGGTGGCCCCGTCGACCTCGACGATCCGCGCGTGCGCCTTCCCGCAAAGGCGCAGGTCTTCTCGCGGATGGAGCAGCTCATTTCGCAGTTCAAGCTCGTCACCGAGGGGCCTCGGCCGCCGGTCGGCGAGGTCTATCAGGCTGTCGAGGGTGGCAACGGCGAGTTGGGTTTCTATCTCGTCAGCGACGGAAGCGGGAAGCCCTACAAGTGCCGTGCCCGCTCGCCCAGCTTCTCGAATACGCAGGCGATGTCGCCGATGGTCGAGGGGGGAATGCTTGCCGACGTGATCCCGACGTTCGACATGGTCAATATGATTGGGGGCGAATGTGACCGCTGA
- a CDS encoding NADH-quinone oxidoreductase subunit C — protein sequence MSDVDEPTVEKSAEQSAPEDPLLQSLRDKFGEAVLATHSFRGDRTAVLDRGSLVDACSFLRDDPVNAFDMLVDVTAVDYLGRKPRFEVVYHLLSIQKNHRLRLKVPLEEDDAKVASVVPVWSGANWLEREAWDLYGIQFDGHPDLKRIYLYEEFEGHPLRKDYPKEKRQPLIGPGAPVGANADSGESRS from the coding sequence TTGAGTGACGTCGACGAGCCGACGGTCGAGAAGAGCGCGGAGCAGAGCGCGCCCGAAGATCCGTTGCTGCAGAGCCTGCGCGACAAATTCGGCGAGGCTGTCCTGGCGACGCACTCCTTCCGCGGCGACCGCACGGCGGTTCTCGATCGTGGATCGCTCGTCGATGCGTGCTCTTTTCTGCGCGACGATCCGGTGAATGCTTTCGACATGCTCGTCGACGTGACGGCGGTCGACTACCTCGGTCGCAAGCCGCGCTTCGAGGTCGTCTACCACCTGCTCTCGATACAGAAGAACCACCGCTTGCGCCTGAAGGTTCCCCTGGAAGAGGATGACGCGAAGGTGGCCAGTGTCGTGCCCGTCTGGTCCGGCGCGAACTGGCTCGAGCGCGAAGCGTGGGACCTCTACGGCATCCAGTTCGACGGCCACCCAGACCTGAAGCGGATCTATCTCTACGAAGAGTTCGAAGGTCATCCGCTGCGTAAGGACTACCCCAAGGAAAAGAGACAGCCCCTCATCGGTCCGGGAGCGCCCGTGGGCGCCAATGCCGACAGCGGCGAGTCCCGCAGCTAA
- a CDS encoding NADH-quinone oxidoreductase subunit I, protein MASRVVKVDRAAIAKMAGPFSIRAIMVGLRVTSRHFFRNLWGWIIGKPTVATIMYPEEDVVKPPAFRGMPVLVEMDNGKERCVACGLCEWACPVDCIHIVPDETEDAIERYPQVFDIDMGRCMYCGLCEEACPEEAIVMSDRVEIAAFSRAGTLWHKDDLLVPVDSLARRLEYVRRSYER, encoded by the coding sequence ATGGCAAGCCGCGTCGTCAAAGTAGATCGAGCCGCCATTGCCAAGATGGCAGGCCCGTTCTCCATTCGGGCCATCATGGTCGGACTGCGTGTGACCTCACGTCACTTCTTCCGGAATCTCTGGGGTTGGATCATCGGCAAGCCGACGGTCGCGACCATCATGTATCCAGAAGAGGACGTCGTGAAGCCGCCTGCGTTCCGCGGGATGCCGGTGTTGGTCGAGATGGACAACGGCAAAGAGCGTTGTGTGGCCTGCGGTCTTTGCGAGTGGGCCTGTCCGGTCGACTGCATCCACATCGTCCCCGACGAGACCGAAGATGCAATCGAGCGTTACCCGCAGGTCTTCGACATTGATATGGGGCGCTGCATGTACTGCGGGCTATGCGAAGAAGCCTGTCCGGAAGAAGCGATCGTCATGAGCGATCGCGTCGAGATCGCCGCGTTCAGTCGAGCCGGCACGTTGTGGCACAAGGACGACCTCCTTGTGCCGGTCGATAGCCTGGCGCGCCGCCTCGAGTACGTGCGGCGAAGCTACGAGCGTTGA
- a CDS encoding 2Fe-2S iron-sulfur cluster-binding protein: MSDRNAGSKFENPVTLNIDGREIVAEKGDMLLQVALDNGIEIPHYCYHPKLSIDGSCRMCQVKTGAPKLAIACNTPVGDGMEVDTQSEEVAKARRGVMELLLINHPLDCPICDQAGECYLQDYSYGYGREDARTSSPRRKGLKRHPIGPRVVFDQERCILCRRCVRFTNEISKTDELGVFGIGDHSHIGTAPGQPLDNDYSINTADICPVGALLSEDFHHKRRVWFLEETQSVCPSCSNGCNVKLGMFKNEIQRLVPRRNDDVNETWMCDHGRLHYAFAQDETRVRDATVRSEPTNGATPVVSTDEALAAASARIRAVIDEHGAGAVGILGSGSLTNEEQYHLAALARDAIGTPNVDVVVPMGDADGFLIQAEKVANARGAREMGVVPGEGGSDVAGILAAAASGDIKLLYVVGSEALAEVAEDEALHNVLDNVETLILQDTNQAPWADKASVVLPGQVWAEKDGTFTNHAGRVQRVRRAMTPAEGSYCDGGLFTRLAALLAGGDPASARFDARATLAEVAAKVSGYEGMSFERLGSLGVLVGEAAPPPAPAETEEGSAAAEPG, from the coding sequence ATGTCTGACCGGAACGCTGGTTCGAAGTTCGAGAATCCCGTCACGCTCAACATCGACGGCCGGGAGATCGTAGCCGAGAAGGGCGACATGCTCCTTCAGGTGGCGCTCGATAACGGCATCGAGATTCCGCACTACTGCTACCATCCGAAGCTCTCGATCGATGGCAGTTGCCGCATGTGCCAGGTGAAGACCGGCGCGCCGAAGCTCGCGATCGCCTGCAACACTCCCGTCGGTGACGGGATGGAGGTCGACACGCAGTCGGAAGAGGTCGCGAAGGCTCGCCGCGGAGTGATGGAGCTTCTGCTCATCAACCATCCGCTGGATTGTCCGATCTGCGACCAAGCCGGCGAGTGCTACCTGCAGGACTACTCGTACGGATACGGCCGCGAGGACGCGCGCACGTCGAGCCCGCGCCGCAAGGGCCTGAAGCGCCATCCGATCGGCCCCCGCGTCGTTTTCGACCAGGAACGCTGCATCCTCTGCCGACGCTGCGTCCGCTTTACCAACGAGATCTCCAAGACCGACGAGCTTGGTGTCTTCGGGATCGGGGATCACTCGCACATTGGCACGGCGCCCGGGCAGCCGCTCGACAACGACTACTCGATCAACACCGCAGACATATGTCCCGTTGGCGCGCTCCTCTCCGAGGACTTTCACCACAAGCGCCGCGTGTGGTTCCTAGAGGAAACGCAGAGCGTCTGTCCGAGCTGCTCGAACGGCTGCAACGTGAAGCTCGGGATGTTCAAGAACGAAATTCAGCGACTCGTTCCTCGCCGTAATGACGACGTGAACGAAACCTGGATGTGTGATCACGGTCGCCTGCACTACGCGTTTGCTCAGGACGAGACACGCGTTCGCGATGCGACCGTGCGCAGCGAGCCGACAAATGGCGCCACGCCGGTCGTCTCGACCGACGAGGCCCTCGCAGCCGCGTCCGCTCGAATCCGAGCCGTCATCGATGAGCATGGCGCCGGCGCCGTCGGTATTCTCGGCTCGGGCAGCCTCACGAACGAAGAGCAGTATCACCTCGCCGCGCTTGCGCGTGATGCCATCGGCACTCCGAACGTCGACGTCGTCGTCCCGATGGGCGATGCCGATGGCTTCCTGATCCAGGCCGAGAAGGTCGCAAACGCCCGCGGCGCCCGAGAGATGGGTGTCGTCCCGGGCGAAGGAGGCTCCGACGTCGCCGGGATCCTCGCCGCCGCCGCGAGTGGCGACATCAAGCTTCTCTACGTCGTGGGCAGTGAAGCCCTGGCGGAAGTCGCCGAGGACGAAGCTCTCCACAATGTGCTCGACAACGTCGAGACACTGATCCTGCAGGACACCAACCAGGCTCCGTGGGCGGACAAGGCTTCGGTCGTGCTTCCCGGACAGGTCTGGGCGGAGAAGGACGGCACGTTCACCAATCACGCGGGCCGCGTCCAGCGCGTCCGACGGGCCATGACGCCAGCTGAAGGATCCTACTGCGACGGCGGCCTGTTCACGCGCCTCGCGGCCTTGCTCGCCGGTGGCGACCCGGCAAGTGCGCGCTTCGACGCGCGGGCGACACTCGCCGAAGTCGCTGCGAAGGTGTCCGGTTACGAAGGTATGAGTTTCGAGCGCCTGGGCAGCTTGGGAGTCCTCGTCGGTGAAGCGGCTCCGCCGCCTGCACCCGCGGAGACGGAGGAAGGCTCGGCTGCCGCCGAGCCTGGGTGA